From the Mustelus asterias chromosome 14, sMusAst1.hap1.1, whole genome shotgun sequence genome, one window contains:
- the LOC144503633 gene encoding T-box brain protein 1-like, which produces MQLEHCLSSSIMLSKKFLNVNSTYPNSELALHDPIISASDNLERSSPLKKITRGMTNQSEADNFPDSKDASGDVQRSKLSPVLDGVSEIRHNFDGSAADRYLLSQSSQPQQPTAAPSAMFPYTGQHGPTHPAFSISSPSRYMAHHPVITNGAYNSILSNSSPQGYPATGYPYPQQYGHSYQGGPFYQFSSGQPGLVPGKAQVYLCNRPLWLKFHRHQTEMIITKQGRRMFPFLSFNISGLDPTAHYNIFVDIILADPNHWRFQGGKWVPCGKADTNVQGNRIYMHPDSPNTGAHWMRQEISFGKLKLTNNKGASNNNGQMVVLQSLHKYQPRLHVVEVNEDGAEDSNQPGRVQTFTFPETQFIAVTAYQNTDITQLKIDHNPFAKGFRDNYDTIYTGCEVDRLTPSPSDSPRSQIVPSSRYAVTQSFLQEQFVNNYAKARFHHAGPGAGGGGGGGERSVPHSNGLLSPQQAEEPAAPSPQRWFVTPLQQPANNRLDFSAYDTDFAGNAILSYGVGVKALPLQAGTRPLGYYPDPSGWGARSPQYSCKSSSVLPWARGASTNSYLEEAAAAAAAAAAAAAEGLGPAPGPGSERSPLAAVAEDTKAKELADSAWIEAPSSIKSIDSGDSGIYEQAKRRRISADGPPPPAPATESPSPLKSEALAPRDCEKNCAKEMAFYGFYSHT; this is translated from the exons ATGCAGTTGGAGCACTGCTTATCTTCATCTATAATGCTCTCCAAGAAATTTCTGAATGTGAATAGCACTTATCCCAACAGTGAGCTTGCTTTACATGATCCCATCATCTCGGCCAGTGACAACCTCGAAAGAAGTTCACCTCTGAAAAAAATTACCAGGGGGATGACGAATCAATCAGAGGCAGACAATTTTCCTGACTCCAAGGACGCGTCGGGGGACGTCCAGAGAAGCAAGCTCTCTCCTGTTTTGGACGGGGTCTCTGAAATTCGTCATAATTTCGATGGATCAGCGGCAGACAGATATCTCCTGTCACAATCAAGCCAACCACAGCAACCGACTGCTGCTCCCAGTGCTATGTTTCCTTACACTGGCCAGCATGGACCAACACATCCCGCTTTTTCTATTAGCAGTCCGAGCAGGTATATGGCTCACCATCCTGTGATCACAAATGGAGCCTACAATAGCATTTTGTCCAATTCTTCTCCTCAAGGTTATCCGGCCACTGGTTACCCATACCCTCAACAGTATGGACACAGCTATCAGGGAGGACCTTTCTATCAGTTTTCTTCTGGTCAGCCAGGACTGGTTCCCGGCAAAGCCCAGGTGTACTTGTGTAATAGGCCGCTGTGGCTTAAATTCCATAGACATCAAACAGAAATGATCATCACGAAGCAAGGCAG gcgGATGTTTCCATTTTTGAGTTTTAACATCTCTGGTCTAGATCCGACTGCCCATTACAACATCTTTGTTGACATTATTCTGGCCGATCCCAATCACTGGCGATTCCAGGGAGGGAAATGGGTTCCTTGTGGAAAAGCGGATACCAACGTACAAG GCAACAGGATTTATATGCACCCAGATTCGCCGAACACAGGTGCTCACTGGATGAGACAAGAAATTTCCTTTGGAAAGTTAAAACTAACCAATAACAAGGGGGCATCAAACAACAACGGTCAG ATGGTGGTTCTACAGTCTCTACATAAATATCAGCCCCGACTACATGTAGTTGAAGTGAATGAGGACGGAGCTGAGGACTCGAATCAGCCCGGCAGGGTTCAGACCTTCACCTTTCCAGAGACTCAGTTCATAGCAGTTACAGCGTATCAAAATACAGAT ATCACACAGTTGAAAATAGACCACAATCCCTTTGCCAAAGGATTTAGAGATAACTATGACAC GATCTACACAGGCTGCGAGGTTGACCGGCTCACCCCGTCCCCGAGTGACTCTCCCCGCTCTCAGATCGTCCCGAGCAGCCGCTACGCGGTCACCCAGTCCTTCCTGCAGGAGCAGTTTGTTAATAACTATGCCAAGGCGCGCTTTCACCATGCTGGCCCCGGGGCTGGAGGCGGCGGCGGGGGCGGCGAGCGGAGCGTCCCCCACAGCAATGGGCTGCTGTCCCCGCAGCAAGCCGAGGAGCCGGCCGCCCCGTCCCCGCAGCGCTGGTTCGTCACCCCGCTGCAGCAGCCGGCCAACAACCGCCTCGACTTCTCGGCCTACGACACCGACTTCGCCGGCAACGCCATCCTGTCGTACGGGGTGGGGGTGAAGGCCCTGCCGCTGCAGGCCGGCACCCGGCCCCTGGGCTACTACCCCGACCCGTCCGGCTGGGGGGCTCGCAGCCCGCAGTACTCGTGCAAATCGAGCTCGGTGCTGCCCTGGGCCCGCGGGGCCTCCACCAACTCGTACCTGGaagaggcggcggcggcggcggctgcAGCGGCGGCGGCCGCGGCCGAGGGGTTAGGCCCGGCTCCCGGGCCCGGCTCCGAGCGCTCGCCCCTGGCGGCCGTCGCCGAGGACACCAAGGCCAAGGAGCTGGCGGACTCGGCCTGGATCGAGGCGCCGTCTTCCATCAAGTCCATCGACTCCGGCGACTCGGGCATCTACGAGCAGGCCAAGAGGAGGCGCATCTCGGCGGACGGGCCCCCGCCTCCGGCCCCGGCCACCGAGAGCCCGTCTCCCCTCAAGAGCGAGGCGCTGGCCCCCAGAGACTGCGAGAAGAACTGCGCCAAGGAGATGGCCTTTTACGGCTTCTACTCGCACACTTaa